Proteins encoded in a region of the Rothia mucilaginosa genome:
- a CDS encoding cytochrome ubiquinol oxidase subunit I encodes MDPLDFGRWQFGITTVYHFFMVPLTLGLGLVVTYLYIRYVRTKKDEYKRMTKFWGKLYLINFAMGVATGLVQEFQFGMAWSEYSRFVGDVFGAPLAMEGLFAFFVESTFLGLWIFGWDRLKPAVHAFCLFMAVLGSWISAFFILVANSWMQHPVGAEMIDGRPRMTDIGAVLMNPLAWVTFSHVITSAIQVAGGFLVGIAWYKLWRRRKDGIDKVVDGKVVVGESDKGARDKTDYQVWFKSLRLGAVVGLLAFAGIGASGHLQAQMMIHEQPMKMAAAEAACHDGTAFSVLTVGELGAQSCDKIHTVIEVPGVLSFLAYDNFDTPVKGIQTLLPEYEAKFGTNLPNNPLYGERAGQKIDYLPSLEVSYWGFRGMIGLGAVVLPFYLYALWVTRKKGVGTVPESKLLKNVAVWSILAPFFAISLGWIFTEMGRQPFVVAPNLQGDPSIHLFTAAAISPGVSGEEILFSLLTLGLLYGVLMVVEVYLLIKYVKAGVVAAMPELVQSHHEDESNDKSKRDVLEFAY; translated from the coding sequence ATGGATCCCCTTGATTTTGGTAGGTGGCAGTTCGGTATTACCACCGTCTACCACTTCTTCATGGTTCCGCTGACTCTGGGTCTGGGCCTTGTGGTGACCTACCTGTACATTCGCTACGTTCGTACCAAGAAGGACGAATACAAGCGCATGACGAAGTTCTGGGGCAAGCTGTACCTCATTAACTTCGCTATGGGTGTGGCCACCGGTCTGGTTCAGGAATTCCAGTTCGGCATGGCGTGGAGTGAATACTCCCGCTTCGTCGGCGACGTCTTCGGCGCTCCGCTGGCAATGGAAGGCCTCTTCGCCTTCTTCGTTGAGTCGACCTTCCTCGGCCTGTGGATCTTCGGCTGGGACCGCCTCAAGCCTGCAGTCCACGCCTTCTGCCTGTTCATGGCTGTTCTCGGCTCCTGGATTTCTGCATTTTTCATTCTGGTTGCAAACTCCTGGATGCAGCACCCCGTTGGCGCAGAAATGATTGACGGTCGTCCCCGCATGACCGACATTGGCGCAGTGCTGATGAACCCCCTCGCATGGGTGACCTTCTCTCACGTCATCACCTCCGCAATTCAGGTTGCAGGTGGCTTCCTGGTTGGTATCGCATGGTACAAGCTGTGGCGTCGCCGCAAGGATGGTATCGACAAGGTCGTTGACGGCAAGGTTGTTGTTGGTGAGTCCGACAAGGGCGCACGTGACAAGACTGACTACCAGGTCTGGTTCAAGTCCCTGCGCCTGGGCGCTGTTGTGGGTCTCCTCGCCTTCGCAGGTATCGGCGCATCCGGTCACCTGCAGGCACAGATGATGATCCACGAGCAGCCCATGAAGATGGCTGCTGCAGAAGCCGCGTGCCACGATGGCACCGCCTTCTCCGTTCTGACCGTCGGCGAGCTCGGCGCTCAGAGCTGCGATAAGATCCACACCGTCATCGAGGTCCCCGGCGTGCTGTCCTTCCTGGCATACGACAACTTTGACACCCCGGTGAAGGGTATTCAGACCCTGCTGCCCGAGTACGAAGCTAAGTTCGGCACCAACCTGCCCAACAACCCGCTCTACGGTGAGCGTGCAGGTCAGAAGATTGACTACCTGCCCTCCCTCGAGGTCTCCTACTGGGGCTTCCGCGGCATGATTGGCCTGGGTGCAGTCGTACTGCCCTTCTATCTCTACGCGCTGTGGGTAACCCGTAAGAAGGGCGTGGGCACCGTCCCCGAGTCCAAGTTGCTCAAGAACGTTGCAGTCTGGTCCATCCTGGCTCCCTTCTTCGCTATCTCCCTCGGCTGGATCTTCACCGAAATGGGCCGCCAGCCCTTCGTTGTGGCTCCGAACCTTCAGGGTGACCCCTCGATTCACCTGTTCACTGCAGCAGCTATCTCCCCGGGTGTTTCCGGTGAAGAAATCCTCTTCTCCCTGCTCACCCTGGGTCTGCTCTACGGCGTGCTGATGGTGGTTGAGGTTTACCTGCTCATCAAGTACGTCAAGGCCGGTGTGGTGGCAGCAATGCCCGAGCTGGTTCAGTCGCACCACGAGGACGAGTCCAACGACAAGTCCAAGCGCGATGTGCTGGAGTTCGCCTACTAG